The Bacillus sp. Marseille-Q1617 genome has a segment encoding these proteins:
- a CDS encoding LacI family DNA-binding transcriptional regulator codes for MAVTIKDVAKLANVAPSTVSRVIANNPRISEKTKQKVREAMDQLGYHPNFIARSLANQSTRVLGLVLPGSASTFSQNPFFPTVLRGLSEGAHEKQYALQMSTGQSEEEIYEGVVQMVQGGRVDGIILLYSKVEDKVMNYLKDRNFPFVMIGKPYKYCEEITHVDNDNFRAAREVTDYLLGLGHECIGFIGGDLNLVVTVERLLGYEKSLREAGLDLKDEYIIHEEFLREGGREAINELMQLAHPPTALVVADDLMALGVLNTLDEMNISVPDDISIISFNNVLLAEMSRPPLTSVDINIFNLGNEAAKSLIQKVENPKDPIKRIIIPHEIVKRASCSKREVQG; via the coding sequence ATGGCTGTTACGATAAAAGATGTCGCGAAACTCGCAAATGTCGCACCATCTACCGTTTCACGCGTAATCGCAAATAACCCTAGAATAAGTGAAAAAACAAAACAAAAAGTCAGGGAAGCGATGGACCAATTGGGGTATCATCCGAATTTCATCGCCAGAAGTCTGGCCAATCAGTCAACAAGAGTTTTGGGACTTGTATTGCCCGGCTCTGCAAGCACCTTCTCACAAAACCCTTTCTTCCCTACAGTCCTTAGAGGATTGAGTGAGGGGGCCCATGAGAAGCAATATGCACTCCAAATGTCGACAGGACAGTCGGAAGAGGAAATATATGAAGGTGTCGTTCAAATGGTTCAAGGCGGACGAGTCGATGGGATCATCCTTCTTTATTCAAAAGTCGAAGATAAAGTAATGAACTATTTGAAAGATCGCAATTTCCCTTTTGTCATGATAGGAAAACCCTATAAATACTGTGAAGAAATCACCCATGTAGATAATGATAATTTCAGGGCCGCCAGGGAAGTAACGGATTACCTGCTGGGTCTTGGGCATGAATGTATCGGTTTTATTGGAGGGGACCTGAATCTTGTGGTCACTGTTGAGCGGTTGCTGGGATACGAGAAATCGCTAAGGGAGGCAGGTCTTGATTTAAAAGATGAATACATCATACATGAAGAGTTTCTGCGTGAAGGTGGAAGGGAAGCAATCAACGAACTGATGCAGCTTGCACACCCGCCTACTGCTCTGGTGGTAGCAGATGACTTGATGGCATTGGGAGTACTGAATACGCTTGATGAAATGAATATATCTGTACCTGATGATATATCCATTATCAGCTTCAATAACGTTCTCCTTGCTGAAATGTCCCGTCCTCCTTTGACGTCGGTTGATATCAATATATTCAACCTTGGCAATGAAGCGGCCAAAAGCCTGATCCAAAAGGTGGAAAACCCAAAAGACCCGATTAAGCGGATCATCATTCCTCATGAAATCGTGAAACGGGCTTCGTGCAGCAAGAGAGAGGTTCAAGGGTAA
- a CDS encoding CoA-disulfide reductase, whose amino-acid sequence MSNKFIVIGAVGGGATTASQLRKLDDKSEIILLERTSYLSYGACGMPYYLGEVIEDREDLFAYTPDKLQARKNIDVRMQHEAVEIDRQQKSLKIKDLTNNEEYHETYDALILATGASPFIPDIDGLEQIPSFTLRTVEDMDKLKNYLETEKPGAGAIIGGGFIGVEMAENLTRLGIETCIVERSNHVLSVIDEETALKIQQHLKDKGVKLYLENGLHKINSKNEIQLDNGETIEADFILLAVGIKPNNKLARQAGLSVGESGGIKVNEFMQTDDPAIYAVGDIVESFDLIDGSPKQVPLAWPAHRQSYIIAKHLTGNPVPFKGMLGSAIAKVFDLTIASTGLGEKELTDRKIKFVTATHEGKSHAGYYPGSKDVYVRVHFCPDTGKIFGGNVVGGEGVDKQLDVLSTAITGGLTVIQLQEIETCYAPPFSSPKGLLNMIGYKAEKLMNT is encoded by the coding sequence ATGAGTAACAAATTCATTGTCATTGGAGCTGTCGGGGGTGGTGCCACAACCGCATCCCAGCTAAGAAAATTGGACGACAAATCTGAAATCATCTTACTGGAAAGAACTTCTTATCTTTCTTATGGGGCGTGTGGAATGCCTTATTATCTGGGGGAAGTAATAGAAGACCGGGAAGATTTATTTGCCTATACCCCTGATAAACTGCAGGCCAGAAAAAACATTGATGTCAGAATGCAGCATGAAGCCGTAGAAATCGACCGGCAACAGAAATCCCTTAAAATTAAAGACCTTACTAACAACGAAGAATACCATGAGACCTATGATGCCTTGATCTTAGCAACAGGTGCTTCCCCATTCATTCCTGATATCGATGGACTTGAACAAATTCCCTCATTCACTCTTAGAACCGTTGAGGATATGGATAAATTAAAAAACTATCTGGAAACGGAAAAACCTGGTGCAGGAGCGATCATAGGTGGCGGATTTATCGGTGTTGAAATGGCAGAGAACCTGACCCGCCTTGGAATCGAAACCTGTATCGTCGAACGCTCCAATCACGTTCTCAGCGTCATAGACGAAGAAACAGCATTAAAGATACAACAACACTTAAAGGATAAAGGCGTAAAGCTATACTTGGAAAACGGACTTCACAAAATTAATTCAAAAAATGAAATTCAACTTGATAACGGAGAAACCATTGAAGCTGACTTCATTCTATTAGCAGTAGGTATTAAACCAAATAATAAACTAGCCCGTCAGGCTGGTTTGAGTGTGGGTGAATCCGGGGGTATCAAGGTAAATGAATTTATGCAGACCGATGACCCGGCGATTTATGCTGTGGGGGATATAGTGGAATCCTTCGATTTGATTGACGGCAGCCCAAAACAAGTTCCACTTGCTTGGCCGGCCCATCGCCAGTCCTATATCATCGCAAAACACCTTACGGGCAATCCTGTACCTTTTAAAGGCATGCTTGGAAGTGCAATAGCAAAAGTGTTTGATTTGACCATTGCCTCCACAGGATTAGGGGAAAAAGAACTCACCGATCGTAAAATAAAGTTCGTGACAGCCACCCATGAAGGCAAATCACATGCAGGATATTATCCGGGCAGCAAGGATGTATATGTCAGGGTCCATTTTTGTCCTGATACAGGTAAAATCTTTGGAGGGAATGTGGTTGGAGGCGAAGGTGTCGATAAACAACTTGATGTACTTTCAACGGCCATTACAGGCGGACTGACGGTCATACAGCTCCAGGAAATTGAAACGTGCTATGCACCTCCCTTCTCATCCCCGAAAGGCTTGTTGAATATGATTGGCTATAAGGCAGAAAAGCTGATGAATACATGA
- a CDS encoding carbohydrate ABC transporter permease, with protein sequence MERQSYQSKHRKTALALSIIPGLGQLYHKQYVKGGFFLVMAAAFILVFRDLISYGLWGIITLGTDVSYGDHSIFLMVYGILAIIVLLFGIGFYLFNLRDAYVNGEKRDRGEQLSTIREQYRNLVDNGFPYLIMSPGFLLLVFVVIFPIIFVVLLAFTNYDLYHSPPAKLVDWVGIQNFVDIFKIDIWRETFITVLAWTLVWTFGATTLQVSLGIFLAILVNQKDLKGKAIIRTVFILPWAIPAFVSILVFAGMFNESFGTINRDILAALGIGELPWMTEPMYTRLALIFIQTWLGFPFIFAMTTGVLQSIPDELYEAATVDGASIFQKFKNITLPLVLFATAPIIITQYTFNFNNFNVIYLFNGGGPALTGQNAGGTDILISWIYSLTMTSAQYSKAAAITLLLSIIVITVAIWQFKRTKSFQEEDMM encoded by the coding sequence ATGGAGCGACAATCCTATCAATCAAAACATAGAAAAACAGCGCTGGCCCTGTCCATCATCCCGGGACTCGGTCAGTTGTATCATAAGCAGTACGTAAAGGGCGGATTTTTCCTGGTCATGGCAGCCGCTTTTATCCTGGTATTCAGGGATTTGATCAGTTACGGTCTGTGGGGGATCATAACGCTTGGAACGGACGTATCCTACGGAGATCACTCCATCTTCCTGATGGTATATGGAATTCTCGCAATCATCGTTTTATTATTCGGAATCGGTTTTTATCTATTTAATTTACGAGATGCATATGTAAATGGAGAAAAGAGAGATAGAGGGGAACAGCTTAGCACAATCAGAGAGCAATACAGAAACTTGGTAGATAACGGATTTCCTTATCTTATCATGTCCCCAGGCTTCCTGCTCCTTGTTTTCGTAGTCATCTTCCCGATCATCTTCGTTGTCCTGCTGGCATTCACAAACTATGATCTTTATCATTCTCCGCCGGCAAAGCTGGTTGATTGGGTCGGGATTCAGAACTTTGTGGATATCTTTAAGATTGATATTTGGAGAGAAACATTCATTACTGTTTTAGCATGGACGCTTGTGTGGACATTTGGAGCGACGACACTTCAAGTATCTCTTGGGATTTTCCTGGCTATCCTCGTGAATCAAAAGGATCTGAAAGGAAAAGCGATTATTCGTACAGTATTCATTCTGCCTTGGGCAATTCCTGCATTCGTTTCCATTCTTGTTTTTGCAGGTATGTTCAATGAGTCGTTTGGGACGATCAACCGGGACATTCTCGCAGCCTTGGGAATTGGGGAGTTACCTTGGATGACAGAGCCGATGTATACACGACTGGCTTTGATCTTCATTCAGACGTGGCTTGGATTCCCGTTCATTTTTGCCATGACAACTGGCGTGCTTCAATCGATTCCTGATGAATTGTATGAGGCTGCGACGGTTGACGGAGCTTCGATATTCCAGAAGTTCAAGAATATCACACTGCCGCTTGTATTATTTGCGACGGCACCGATCATCATCACCCAATATACATTCAACTTTAACAACTTCAACGTTATTTATTTATTCAATGGCGGTGGTCCGGCTTTAACAGGCCAGAACGCAGGTGGGACAGATATCCTGATTTCATGGATTTACAGCCTGACGATGACGTCGGCTCAATACTCCAAAGCAGCCGCCATCACATTACTGCTATCCATAATCGTCATCACAGTAGCGATCTGGCAGTTTAAACGCACGAAATCATTCCAAGAAGAGGATATGATGTAA
- a CDS encoding extracellular solute-binding protein, translating to MKKALSLLMVVMLVLGALAACGPNREEQSSGNKDSEKKADDANKPEKLVIWEDQEKTGWLDEVGAKFTEETGIELEVKEVEMATKMKEQLRLDGPAGTGPDVLTLPHDQIGELALAGHIAPLEVDGEIEDRFTESSMTAQSYDGKLYGLPKSSETPVFVYNKELMEEAPKTMDEVYTFAKDFTKDGNYGFLALWDNFYFAHAPIGGFGGYVFAENDGALDSKDLGLNNEGAVEGTEYIQKWYTEGLFPKGIIGENGGSAMDGLFGEGKVASVMNGPWSFQGYKDAGIDIGISAMPKLPNGEPMKTFMGVKGWHVSGYSENKEWAQKFIEFITQDEYAKLRFEQTQEVPTNQGLIDDPAIAENPGAKAVAEQSQYAVPMPNIQEMGEVWGPMADSLQTVVTGKQEPKAALDAAVKQIQQNIEANHSN from the coding sequence ATGAAGAAAGCATTATCATTATTAATGGTAGTTATGCTTGTTTTAGGGGCGTTGGCTGCTTGTGGTCCTAACCGTGAAGAACAGTCTTCAGGAAACAAAGACAGCGAGAAAAAAGCTGACGATGCTAACAAGCCTGAAAAACTGGTTATCTGGGAAGACCAAGAGAAAACTGGATGGCTGGATGAAGTAGGTGCCAAGTTTACAGAAGAAACTGGTATCGAACTAGAAGTGAAAGAAGTAGAAATGGCTACTAAAATGAAAGAACAATTACGTTTGGACGGTCCTGCCGGAACGGGTCCTGACGTTTTGACTTTACCACATGATCAAATTGGTGAACTTGCTCTTGCAGGTCACATTGCACCATTAGAGGTTGACGGGGAAATTGAAGACCGCTTCACTGAATCTTCAATGACAGCTCAAAGCTATGATGGAAAACTTTATGGTCTTCCTAAGTCTTCTGAAACGCCGGTATTTGTTTATAACAAAGAATTGATGGAAGAAGCGCCAAAAACAATGGATGAAGTGTATACATTCGCTAAAGATTTCACGAAAGATGGAAACTACGGTTTCTTAGCGCTGTGGGATAACTTCTACTTCGCTCATGCTCCAATCGGTGGATTCGGCGGATATGTATTCGCTGAAAATGATGGAGCTTTAGATTCAAAAGACCTTGGCTTGAACAATGAAGGTGCTGTAGAAGGTACTGAATACATTCAAAAATGGTACACAGAAGGTTTATTCCCTAAAGGTATCATTGGAGAAAACGGTGGTTCTGCAATGGACGGGTTATTCGGTGAAGGAAAAGTTGCTTCGGTTATGAATGGACCATGGTCTTTCCAAGGTTACAAAGATGCAGGAATTGACATCGGCATTTCTGCTATGCCTAAGCTTCCAAACGGAGAGCCAATGAAAACATTCATGGGTGTTAAAGGATGGCATGTATCCGGATACTCTGAAAACAAAGAATGGGCTCAAAAGTTCATCGAGTTCATCACTCAGGATGAGTATGCTAAATTACGTTTCGAACAAACACAGGAAGTGCCGACAAACCAAGGGTTGATCGACGATCCTGCAATTGCTGAGAACCCAGGTGCCAAAGCGGTTGCTGAACAGTCTCAATATGCAGTTCCAATGCCTAACATTCAAGAAATGGGAGAGGTTTGGGGACCAATGGCTGATTCACTTCAAACGGTTGTAACTGGTAAGCAAGAACCTAAGGCGGCTCTTGATGCAGCAGTTAAGCAAATCCAGCAAAATATCGAAGCGAATCATTCAAATTAA
- a CDS encoding SDR family oxidoreductase has product MSQQQNGKQTFPPQHQDHQPGTIDEMNPQPIHTDQNYKGSGKLDGKVALITGGDSGIGRSVAWYFAREGAHVAISYLDEHEDANKTKELVEAEGVKCMLLSGDIGSATFCEDIIKKVISQFGKLDILVNNAAEQHPQEGLENISNEQLERTFRTNVFSMFYLTKAALPHLKKGASIINTASITAYKGNKDLIDYSSTKGAIVSFTRSLAENIASKGIRVNGVAPGPIWTPLIPATFSAEKVSQFGANTPMGRAGQPFELAPAYVYLASDDSTYVSGQMIHVNGGAVVNG; this is encoded by the coding sequence TTGTCACAGCAGCAAAATGGAAAACAAACCTTCCCACCTCAGCATCAGGATCATCAGCCAGGTACAATAGATGAGATGAATCCGCAGCCGATTCATACCGATCAAAACTACAAAGGAAGCGGTAAACTGGATGGAAAAGTTGCCCTCATTACAGGAGGGGACAGCGGTATCGGCCGTTCTGTCGCATGGTATTTCGCGCGTGAGGGAGCACATGTGGCCATTTCTTATTTGGATGAGCATGAGGATGCAAACAAAACAAAAGAACTCGTAGAAGCAGAAGGTGTCAAGTGCATGCTGCTTTCAGGCGATATTGGGAGTGCTACATTCTGTGAAGACATCATAAAAAAAGTGATTTCACAGTTTGGCAAATTGGACATTCTCGTCAATAATGCAGCAGAGCAGCACCCTCAGGAAGGCCTTGAAAACATCAGCAACGAACAGCTGGAACGCACATTCAGAACCAACGTTTTTTCAATGTTTTACCTGACTAAAGCAGCTCTGCCTCACCTGAAAAAAGGAGCTTCCATTATAAATACGGCTTCGATAACAGCATATAAAGGCAATAAAGACCTTATCGATTATTCATCCACTAAAGGAGCAATCGTCAGCTTTACACGATCGCTGGCCGAAAACATCGCCTCAAAAGGGATACGTGTCAATGGCGTCGCACCGGGTCCTATTTGGACACCACTCATTCCAGCGACCTTCAGTGCAGAAAAAGTATCCCAGTTCGGTGCCAATACCCCGATGGGAAGAGCGGGGCAGCCTTTTGAATTAGCACCAGCTTATGTTTATCTGGCGAGCGATGATTCAACCTACGTGTCCGGGCAGATGATTCATGTGAACGGCGGTGCGGTTGTAAACGGCTAA
- a CDS encoding sugar ABC transporter permease, protein MNMKRQKLIRLTFSYLAIGIMFAIILYPVAWIIGSSFNPGQSLSGSSIIPKNATLAHYKELFDLERSNYLIWYWNSLKVSLSTMALTVLLVSLTAYSFSRYRFAGRKNGLMTFLILQMIPNFAALIAIFVLALLTDLLDTHIGLILVYVGGQIPMNTWLMKGYLDTIPKELDESAKMDGAGHLRIFFQIVMPLAKPIIAVVALFSFIAPFADFILASILLRSENMYTLPVALYDMVAKQFGAEFTTFAAGSVLIAVPIAFLFLFFQKYFVSGLTAGGTKG, encoded by the coding sequence ATGAATATGAAAAGACAGAAACTCATACGTTTAACATTTTCTTATCTAGCCATTGGTATTATGTTTGCGATCATCCTTTACCCTGTAGCCTGGATCATCGGCTCTTCCTTTAATCCAGGGCAGAGTTTATCAGGATCATCCATCATTCCTAAAAATGCGACGCTTGCTCATTATAAGGAATTATTCGATCTTGAACGAAGCAACTATCTGATTTGGTACTGGAATTCACTAAAAGTAAGTTTGTCAACGATGGCACTTACGGTTCTCCTGGTAAGCTTGACGGCTTATTCCTTCTCCCGTTATCGTTTTGCGGGACGGAAAAACGGGTTGATGACATTCTTGATCCTGCAGATGATCCCTAACTTCGCGGCATTGATCGCCATTTTCGTCCTGGCGCTGTTAACGGATCTATTGGATACTCATATCGGGCTGATCCTCGTATACGTCGGTGGTCAGATACCAATGAACACATGGCTGATGAAAGGTTATTTGGATACAATTCCGAAAGAGCTGGATGAATCAGCCAAGATGGACGGTGCAGGACATCTCAGGATCTTTTTCCAAATCGTCATGCCACTTGCCAAGCCGATCATTGCTGTCGTGGCCCTGTTTTCATTCATTGCACCATTTGCAGACTTTATCCTTGCGAGTATACTGCTTCGTTCTGAAAATATGTATACGCTGCCGGTTGCTCTCTATGATATGGTTGCAAAGCAATTCGGTGCCGAATTTACAACGTTTGCAGCGGGTTCTGTATTGATTGCAGTTCCAATCGCATTTTTATTCCTGTTCTTCCAGAAATACTTCGTTTCAGGATTGACGGCAGGGGGTACAAAAGGATAA
- a CDS encoding YajQ family cyclic di-GMP-binding protein, whose amino-acid sequence MAKESSFDIVSKVEMSEVSNAIQIALKEIQTRYDFKGSKSDIKLDGEEIVLVSDDEFKMNQLKDVLLSKLIKRNVPVKNLDYSKLEGASGGTVRQRAKLVQGIDRENAKKINTIIKNSGVKVKSQVQDDQVRVTGKSKDDLQKIMSAVREADLSIDVQFVNFR is encoded by the coding sequence ATGGCAAAAGAAAGCTCATTTGATATTGTATCAAAAGTGGAAATGTCCGAAGTAAGCAATGCCATTCAAATCGCACTCAAAGAAATTCAGACCCGGTATGATTTCAAGGGGAGCAAGAGTGATATCAAACTGGATGGAGAAGAAATCGTCTTGGTTTCAGATGATGAATTCAAGATGAATCAATTAAAAGATGTATTATTGAGCAAATTGATCAAACGTAATGTGCCGGTCAAAAACCTTGATTACAGCAAGCTTGAAGGGGCTTCTGGAGGAACGGTCCGCCAGCGTGCAAAACTTGTGCAGGGAATCGACAGGGAGAATGCGAAAAAAATCAATACGATCATCAAGAACTCCGGTGTTAAGGTGAAGAGCCAGGTACAGGATGACCAAGTCCGTGTTACAGGGAAAAGCAAGGATGACCTTCAAAAAATCATGTCAGCAGTCAGGGAAGCTGATTTATCCATCGATGTTCAATTTGTAAACTTCCGCTGA
- a CDS encoding DegV family protein → MTVKLFADSASDLPKEFFNQDNIEFFPLKVHIEGQDYEDLIDIEPKAVFDKIREGHMPKTSQVSPETFLKKFTELAENDEKGIYVAFSSQLSGTYQTAVMIRDQVKEEHPGLDLTIIDSKCASLGYGLIVQSALKTLQGGGTYKEIIDTVTYHAEHMEHLFTVEDLDYLAKGGRVSKASAFLGGLLNIKPLLHVEDGKLVPIEKLRGKKKLQKRILELMEERGSNLSQQTIAISHGDDEELALEMKKMIEEKFSPKDVFINIIGCAVGSHTGTGTLAVFFLR, encoded by the coding sequence ATGACAGTAAAATTATTTGCTGATAGTGCAAGCGATCTGCCAAAAGAATTTTTCAATCAGGACAACATAGAATTTTTTCCTCTTAAAGTACATATCGAAGGCCAGGATTACGAAGATTTAATCGATATCGAACCGAAAGCCGTTTTTGATAAAATACGTGAAGGGCATATGCCAAAAACATCTCAAGTATCCCCGGAAACGTTCCTGAAGAAATTTACCGAGCTTGCCGAGAATGATGAGAAAGGTATTTATGTCGCCTTTTCTTCTCAGCTTTCAGGCACTTATCAGACAGCCGTCATGATCCGGGATCAGGTAAAAGAAGAACACCCCGGGCTTGACCTTACCATCATTGATTCCAAGTGTGCGTCACTTGGCTATGGCCTTATCGTGCAAAGTGCATTAAAGACCCTGCAAGGAGGCGGGACGTACAAGGAAATCATTGATACCGTCACCTACCATGCAGAACATATGGAACACCTCTTTACTGTGGAAGATCTCGATTATCTTGCCAAAGGCGGACGTGTTTCAAAAGCCTCTGCATTCCTTGGAGGACTGCTCAATATCAAACCTCTTCTTCATGTCGAGGATGGTAAGCTTGTTCCGATCGAAAAGCTCCGAGGCAAAAAGAAGCTTCAGAAAAGAATCCTCGAGCTGATGGAAGAACGCGGTTCAAATTTATCACAGCAGACGATTGCCATAAGTCATGGTGATGATGAGGAGCTTGCTCTGGAAATGAAAAAGATGATTGAGGAGAAGTTCTCCCCAAAAGATGTTTTCATCAATATTATTGGATGTGCTGTCGGTTCTCATACAGGGACAGGTACATTGGCAGTATTTTTCCTTCGTTAA
- a CDS encoding DUF3941 domain-containing protein: MPHTSDNDKKAKDNQALHEEKNKMKELNRQGGKNQYSKKTDHI, encoded by the coding sequence ATGCCGCATACTTCTGATAATGATAAAAAAGCAAAAGACAACCAGGCACTGCATGAAGAAAAAAACAAAATGAAAGAACTGAACCGTCAAGGCGGAAAAAATCAATATTCCAAAAAAACGGATCATATCTGA
- a CDS encoding YitT family protein: MNRDHVHLEAKKFVVVLIGAILGAIAMNFFLIPANVYASGFTGMAQLLSSIIKEFTQFNVSTGILLFILNIPVTIIGWFKVGKSFTVYSFISVFLTSFFLEVIPVIHLSPDILLNAVFGGVIAAVGVGLTLKWGASTGGMDIIAMILSRMKDRPVGSYFFVMNAVIIISAGFLYGWEKALYTLVTLYASTRVIDAIHTRHEKLTAMIITKKSQELREAIHSKLMRGITTVPAKGAFSGEAKEMMIIVISRYELYELEHTIKEVDPNAFTNIVQTTGIFGFFRRD; encoded by the coding sequence ATGAACAGGGATCATGTTCATTTAGAAGCAAAAAAGTTTGTGGTCGTACTGATCGGGGCGATACTGGGTGCGATAGCCATGAACTTTTTCTTGATACCGGCAAATGTCTACGCAAGTGGATTTACCGGAATGGCACAATTATTATCGAGTATTATCAAGGAATTTACACAATTTAATGTATCAACAGGTATTTTACTATTCATATTAAATATTCCTGTCACCATTATCGGATGGTTTAAGGTTGGAAAGTCCTTTACTGTTTACAGCTTTATATCCGTGTTCCTGACCTCTTTTTTCTTAGAGGTCATTCCCGTCATTCATTTATCCCCGGATATATTATTGAATGCGGTCTTCGGAGGTGTCATTGCTGCGGTTGGAGTAGGTCTTACATTGAAGTGGGGTGCCTCTACCGGAGGAATGGATATCATTGCGATGATTCTATCCCGCATGAAAGATAGGCCCGTAGGTTCGTATTTCTTTGTAATGAATGCGGTCATCATCATTTCAGCAGGTTTTTTATACGGTTGGGAGAAAGCATTATATACTCTCGTAACACTTTATGCTTCCACACGTGTCATCGATGCGATCCATACCCGTCACGAGAAGTTGACGGCCATGATCATTACGAAGAAATCACAAGAACTTCGCGAAGCCATCCATTCAAAGCTGATGAGGGGAATTACCACTGTTCCTGCAAAAGGGGCTTTTTCAGGAGAGGCGAAAGAAATGATGATTATCGTCATATCACGCTATGAGCTGTATGAGCTGGAGCATACAATCAAGGAAGTGGACCCCAACGCCTTTACCAACATCGTACAAACGACAGGTATCTTCGGTTTCTTCAGAAGAGATTAA
- a CDS encoding alpha-amylase family glycosyl hydrolase, whose amino-acid sequence MKRRVLSLILVPFLLFYALPVGAVEKEERKWQDETIYFLMVDRFNNGDPTNDKEVNTKDPKAYHGGDFQGVIDRLDYIKDMGFTSIWLTPVFDNQPKGYHGYWITDFYKTDEHFGTMETFKKLVEEAHKRDMKVVLDFVVNHVGPEHPWVDDPAKEDWFHEKQPMNFSDKESLQNAWLYDLPDLNTENPEVREYLFDAAKWWIKETDVDGYRLDTVRHVPQDFWSDFSKEVKSVKDDFYLLGEVFDRDPQKIAEYSDVGIDGFVNFPQAEELRSVFNKPDTSMDRLFNFWKYNETFYEDPYLMGTFIDNHDMERFTRLLVQENVFPGTRWKLALTYMYTTPGIPIVYYGSEIAMDGGEDPDNRRLMNFRADKELIDYISKLGKVRKDYPALTRGTIEPLYEQDGLGIYKRAYKDQTVVVAINNSSETQTVELDEGELADNNELKGLLSDDLVRSDENGTYKVALDREEAEIYLLKAKSGLNIPYLSALAAVYVLFLLFIYLVWKRGRKNRKS is encoded by the coding sequence ATGAAAAGAAGAGTACTATCTCTCATTTTAGTCCCGTTTCTTCTTTTTTACGCCCTTCCGGTAGGTGCAGTTGAAAAAGAAGAACGAAAGTGGCAGGATGAAACAATTTATTTCCTAATGGTAGATCGCTTTAACAATGGTGATCCAACAAATGATAAAGAAGTGAACACAAAGGATCCCAAGGCTTACCATGGCGGTGATTTCCAAGGGGTTATCGATCGATTGGATTACATCAAAGATATGGGATTCACTTCCATATGGCTGACTCCCGTATTTGACAACCAGCCAAAAGGATACCATGGATATTGGATTACGGACTTTTATAAGACCGACGAGCATTTCGGTACGATGGAAACGTTCAAAAAGCTTGTAGAAGAAGCACATAAGCGGGATATGAAAGTCGTCCTTGATTTTGTGGTTAACCATGTGGGGCCGGAGCATCCCTGGGTGGATGACCCTGCAAAAGAAGACTGGTTCCACGAAAAACAGCCAATGAACTTCTCCGACAAAGAAAGTCTTCAGAACGCATGGCTGTATGACCTTCCTGATTTAAACACAGAGAATCCCGAAGTAAGGGAATATCTCTTTGATGCTGCCAAATGGTGGATCAAAGAAACGGATGTCGACGGTTATCGTCTGGACACGGTGCGCCATGTTCCACAAGATTTTTGGAGTGATTTCAGTAAAGAAGTTAAATCAGTGAAAGACGATTTTTATCTTCTTGGTGAAGTGTTTGATCGTGACCCACAGAAGATAGCAGAATATAGCGATGTGGGTATCGATGGATTCGTTAATTTCCCCCAAGCTGAAGAATTACGTTCAGTGTTTAACAAACCTGATACTTCAATGGACAGGTTGTTCAATTTCTGGAAGTACAATGAAACATTTTATGAAGATCCTTATTTGATGGGGACTTTTATAGACAACCATGATATGGAACGTTTTACACGTTTATTGGTACAGGAAAATGTTTTCCCTGGTACCCGTTGGAAACTCGCCTTGACATATATGTACACGACTCCGGGAATACCGATTGTGTATTATGGGTCTGAAATTGCCATGGATGGCGGGGAAGACCCGGATAACCGGCGGTTGATGAATTTCAGGGCCGACAAAGAACTGATTGATTACATTTCAAAACTGGGCAAGGTTCGAAAGGACTATCCTGCTTTGACAAGAGGAACGATAGAGCCGTTGTATGAACAAGACGGATTGGGAATATATAAACGCGCATACAAAGATCAAACGGTGGTTGTAGCCATCAATAATTCCAGTGAGACCCAAACTGTCGAACTTGATGAAGGGGAGCTTGCTGATAACAATGAACTAAAAGGGTTACTTTCAGATGACCTGGTGAGAAGCGATGAAAACGGGACGTATAAAGTCGCTTTGGATCGTGAAGAAGCAGAGATTTATCTGCTTAAAGCCAAAAGTGGACTGAACATCCCATATTTATCAGCACTTGCTGCGGTGTATGTATTATTTTTATTATTTATTTATCTAGTATGGAAACGCGGAAGAAAAAACCGCAAATCATAA